The following proteins are co-located in the Anomalospiza imberbis isolate Cuckoo-Finch-1a 21T00152 chromosome 1, ASM3175350v1, whole genome shotgun sequence genome:
- the LOC137470936 gene encoding GSK-3-binding protein-like produces the protein MPCRPGERFLLLERPVAVGQAGSKEVDALVAKLGEVLQLSAQRAPPPPRAPKHLGPGSARDRAAPYSPRCCSGAGAGAGLLAPRGPAPPQAHSQHVEPPRPDRSGQQRVTKQLCGRGWLRSAARRRKQPPPGPGDGPAEEEDPHRLLQQLILSGNLIKEAVRRLQLAAAAAAAAASAASSGSTSAGSGGADGEAAAAVAVQPLQ, from the coding sequence ATGCCGTGCCGCCCGGGCGAGcgcttcctgctgctggagcgCCCGGTCGCCGTGGGACAGGCGGGCTCGAAGGAGGTGGACGCGCTGGTGGCCAAGCTGGGCgaggtgctgcagctgagcGCCCagcgggcgccgccgccgccccgcgcccccaAGCACCTggggccgggcagcgcccgcgaCCGCGCCGCCCCCTACTCGCCGCGGTGCTGCAGcggcgccggggccggagccgggCTGCTGGCGCCGCGGGGACCGGCCCCGCCGCAAGCTCACTCGCAACACGTTGAGCCTCCGCGGCCGGACCGGAGCGGCCAGCAGCGGGTGACCAAGCAGCTGTGCGGACGGGGCTGGCTGCGGAGCGCCGCCCGCCGGAGGAAGCAGCctccgccggggccgggcgACGGGCCGGCGGAGGAGGAGGACCCGCACcggctcctgcagcagctcatccTTTCCGGCAACCTCATCAAAGAAGCCGTCCGGCGGCTGCAACtagcggcggcggcggcagcagcagcggcgtCCGCGGCCTCCAGCGGCAGCACCtcggcggggagcggcggcgcggacggcgaggcggcggcggcggtggcggtGCAGCCCCTGCAGTAG